The genome window TTTCGCCTAACAGGGTTTTCAGTTTTGCAAGTTTTTCTTCCATGGGACACCTTTCCTGAAAAATAGGGTTAGAGAGAGTGTTTCATCCGCATCAGGGCTGAGAGACTGAGCCTCAGGCGCACTTCCAGCGCAGGGGTTCACCCTTCAATGCGGCCACAACCTCGGTGGCAATGTCGTAGCCTGCCCGCGCCTGGGCTTCGTGCGTTTGCGCGCCCATGTGCGGGGTGCAGATAACGCGCGGGTGCATGACCAGCGGATTATTCTCGCTGGGCGGTTCGACGGCAAAGACATCCAGGGCGGCACCGGCTACCTTGCCGGAATTGAGCGCCGCCAGCAGGGCTTCTTCATCTACAATCCCGCCGCGAGAGGCGTTAATCAGATACACGCCGTCTTTCATTCGGGCAAACTGTTCGTGGCTGAGCAGGTTTTTGGTTTCGGCGGTCAGCGGCAGGTGCAGGGAGAGGAAATCGGAGCGCGCCAGCAGGTCGTTCAAGTCATCCACCGGCTCACTGCACTGGCACAGTTCATCTTTGGGGCGGAAGCGGTCAAACGCCAGCACGTGCATCCCAAAGGCTTGGGCGCGCTCGGCAACCGCTGAGCCAATCCGTCCACATCCGATGATGCCCAGGGTCTTCTGGTAGAGTTCGTGCCCTTCAAATTCTTTCTTCAGCCACTTGTTTTGCTTCATGCTGGCATCGGCGCGGGGAATTTCGCGCACCAGCGCCAGCATCAAGCCCATCGCCAGTTCGGCGACCGAGACGGTAGTTGCCAGCGGGGAATTGACCACAGTAACGCCGGCGGCGCGGGCGGCGTTGAGGTCAATGTTGTCCACGCCAATGCCGGCGCGCCCCACGACCTTCAGGCGCTTTCCGGCTTCAAAGACAGCCGCGTTCACCTTGGTGCGACTGCGCACGATGAGCGCGTCCACCTCACCCACTTCTTTGAGCAGGTCTTCCGGCGAGATACCGGTGCGGTCAATGACCTCGCCATATTCGCGCAGGTAGGCTTTGCCTTTTTCTGCCAGCCCATCGGTGATCATGATCTTATACGTTGCCATGAAATGCTTCTCCTTGGGGATGATTTCATCGCGGGGAATACCCTCCGCTTGATTGTACCCTGAGTTGTGTCATAATTCCAACCCGGTCGTTGCTCACTCTTTGCCTGCATCGAGTTCCTCGATGACGCGCAGGCAGGCATCGTCCTGCGGGTTGGGCTGGTAGGCGGTGCTGAGCCAGGCATCCAGAATCTCCACGGCGAGCGGTTCGCTGGTCAGGCGCATGGAGAGGCACAGCACGTTAGCGTTATTCCATTTGCGCGCGCCGCGGGCAGTCTCAGCATCGGCGCACAGCGCGGCGCGGATGCCGCGCACCTTGTTGGCGGCGATGCTCACACCGGTGCCTGTCCAGCATAGCAGGATACCCTCGTCGGCATCTCCGCGCGCCACGGCAGTGGCGGCATCGCGGGCAACGGCGGACCACTGCCAGGCTTCTCCGGCGGGCGGTCCGAAGGTCTGGACTTCGTATCCGTGTTCTGCCAGGTAAGACAGAATGCGGTCCACAATGGGCAAATGTTCATCCCAGCCAATGGCAATGCGCATCTTTCCTCCTGTTTCTGCATCTATTCTATGCTGATTATAATGAAGAGGTATAAGGAAAGTGGCAATGGAGATTGCCCGGTTGATCGAACGCATTCAGCAAAAGATTGCTGAGGTGGAGAGCCTCTATCAGCGGCAATCCGGTGGTGCATCCTTTTGTCAGGTACAGCGGGATGGACGGGTAACCGGCGGGTTGAAATACGAAGAGGGGCGCATGGTGGCGCTCCATTTTGCCCGCCGTGCCCTGCAACAGCGGGGGGAAGCTGGGCTTGCCGACATTGAAGAGGAAGAGCAAACTTGGCTGAAAGCGCTGGCAGATTTGCAGGCAAAGCCTTCTCTGCCGATGCTCTGGCTGGCATACCGCCAGGGCGGGGTGGATGCGTTTCACTGGCTGAGGGAGCAATTTGGCGAATAAGTCTGCCGAAAGGCTTCCTGCTCCGCCGCGATGAGATATAATCGCATGCATGGCTGAATTTCGTTTCTCTATCCCCCTGGAAACCCGTTATGGCGATTTAGACCCGCAGTGGCATTTGAACAATGCCCGTTTTCTGACCTTCTTTGAGCATGCCCGCATGGCGTATCTGGTGCATTTGGGCTTGTGGGACGGCAAGGATTTCTTCAAACTTGGCTTGATTGTTGCCGATGTGCATGTATCTTATCTGGCGCCGGTGGAGATTTTCCACAAGTGCCGGGTGGACCTGCGCGTTGCACGCTTGGGAAACAAGAGCATGACCTTCGAGTACCGTCTGGTAGATGAGGATGATGGCACGCTCTACGCCACTGCCGAGACGGTGATGGTGTCTTACGATTACTATACCCGCAAGAGTATTCCCATCCCTGCCGAGTGGCGGGAAAAAATCAAAGCCTTTGAAGGCTTGAGCGATTGAAGAAAGGAAGAATATGATCTCCCTGCCAGCCATTGATACGGCGGATCTGGTGAATTTCCTTACCCGTTTGCTGAATACCCCCAGCCCGACCGGGTTTACCCACCGCGCTTTGAGTTTGACCGAGCAGGCGCTGGAAGGTTTGCCGGTGACAATGCGGCGCACGCGCAAGGGCGCACTGGTCATCCGCTGGGAAGGCGAGCGCAATACTGCTCCCCGCGGCTTAACCGCCCATGTGGATACGCTGGGCGCGATGGTGAAAGAAATCAAGCCCAACGGGCGGCTTAAACTGACCAAAGTGGGCGGTTTTGCCTGGAACACGGTGGAAGGCGAGAATTGCACGGTGTTTACCCGCAGTGGGCGCGAAGTCCGCGGGACGCTGTTGCTGACCAAAGCCTCGTCGCATGTTCACTCCAGCGCGGTCAGCGAGACGAAACGCGAGGATGATGCGATGGAAGTGCGCCTGGATGAACGCACCACTTCTGCCGAGCAGACCCGGGCGCTGGGCATCGAAGTGGGCGATTTTGTGGCGTTTGATCCGCGGGTAGAGGTCATTAATGGCTTTGTGCGCTCGCGTCACCTGGATGATAAAGCCTGCGTGGCGTGTGTGGTGGCGGCGTTCAAAGCCCTGCATGCCGCCGGGAAGAAGCCGGCGCAAACCACCATTGCGCTGATCAGCAATTACGAAGAGGTGGGACACGGGGCGGCGACGGGGTTTCCGCCGGAGATGAGCGAACTGCTGGTGGTGGATATGGCGGCGGTGGGCGATGGGCAAAATTCAGACGAGTTTCATGCCTCGTTGTGCGTGAAGGACTCGCGTGGTCCCTATCACCACGAGATGAGCAACCGCCTGCGCGACCTTGCCGAGGCGCATCAGATTCCTTACAGGGTGGATATCTACCCCTACTACGGTTCAGACGGCGAAGCCTACTGGTACGCGGGCGGGGATGTGGCAGTGGCGCTGATTGGACCGGGGGTAGACGCCTCGCACAATTACGAGCGCACTCACATTGAGGCGCTGGAAGCCACCACCCGCTGGATTCTGGCGTACCTGCTGGCGGAGTAAGGAAATTTTTTCAAAGAACGGGAAAATTATGATATAATCCCTTTGCGCTGAGGGAGATGCCTCGCGCCCTCAGGAGGGATGGCCGAGTGGCTTAAGGCGCCTGTCTTGAAAACAGGTGTGGGGCAACCCACCGGGGGTTCGAATCCCTCTCCCTCCGCTCAAAAACGCACCTGGGGAGGTGCCAGAGAGGTCGAATGGGGCCGCCTGCTAAGTGGTTGTCGGGAGCTAAACTCTCGACCGCGGGTTCGAATCCCGCCCTCCCCGCCTTACCCACCCGAAGAGGGTGGGGTTTTGTTTTTATGCGGGTTTGAATCCCATTGAGGGATATGTCTTGCTCTTCTTGCACTTTGCTGGTGAAGGTTTTTGAGTGAAGAAGATATAAGAATTTGTAATCACCATATTGATCAGAGAACCAAAATATTCCTTTGTGACAGGTAGGTTTGGACACAGTAGAATAACAATTTAAAATTATTCACTCAAAATGAGCATCCCCCTGAGAAAGGATTGTATCTTGAAGCCAATTTTTAATGAGGCTGGAAAGTGGAAGGCTCTTATAACTTATGAGGACAAAAAGCCTGTTGAAAACTAAAAAGCCCAACGTGATGCGGATATAACTGCTTCCCTGGGTGGCTCAGTGGGAACACGGCTATCTGTCCGTTATTGGCATGAATTCTCGCAGAGTATCCTGACTGTTATCTCGTTCTCTCTCAAACCTTAATTTCGAAAATTTGTTTACCAAGTTTAATGCACTCTCTTTGCAGGAAGCCGATTGACTCAGAGGTAAAAATCTGGTAGAGTATTTGTAGCAGATATTGCTACAAATGGAGGAAGCATGACCTTTGTACCCTATCGTGTGTTGCGCAATACTCCCGGTGAACTGCGCAAAAAACTCAAGGAAGCCGGACATCTGGTGGTGACTGGAGATGGGGAGCCCTTTGCGGTGATGCTCTCGGTTGAGCCCGGAGAAGTGGAGCAGGTGCTGGAAACCATCCTGAGGTTACGAGCCCAGCAGGCGGTGCGCCGTATGCGGGAAAGCGCCCAGGAGCGCGGATTGGAGCGGTTGAGCGAGGCGGACATCGAATCCGAAATTCGCGCAGTGCGGAAAGCACGGAAGTGAGAAATGCGCATCGTTCTCGATACCAATGTGCTGGTGTCTGCGCTGCTCAACCCCTTTGGCGCTCCGGGGAGAGTGCTGGACTTGATTCTGGCAGGTTCGGTACGGATGGTGTACGATGATCGGATTCTCTCGGAGTATCGGGAAGTCCTTTCGCGTCCCCGGTTTGGGTTCGAAAAACAGCATGTCCAGCGATTGATGGAATACCTGATCTTTACCGGCGAAGGGGTGAGCGCTGCGCCGTTGGCTGTGGCGGCGCCCGACCTGGACGATTTACCCTTTGCAGAAGTGGCTGTCAGTGGGAATGCCGATGCTCTGGTGACGGGAAACCCGGGACATTTCTCGTTTGTCTATCATCTGCCAGTACTTTCACCGGCGGATTTTCTACAATTCTGGTTGGAAAAACAAGCGAAATAACATAACTTTCATCTGTTCGGATTGCAGTGCTTACGCAAGGGATATGACTCAAGGGTTTATTTAGTAAGACTAAAAATTGGAAGGGGAGGATTCTGGTTGGTTCTGTTTTACTCGTTGGAGGTGGAATTCGAGTGCGAGAGGGGTGTAAAAATTTGAGCCCTGATTCGATTTTCTATATTGTTTTGGTTTGACTTTTTACTTAAATGTTTGCGTATTCCATTTTCCTAGTCTCTTAAGCGGCGCCTTAGTTAATCTTTTTGCTGATTCATGTACTTTCCAGAGTTCACTTGATCATATCCTTTCTGAGTTAAGATGGGAGCTTGATAGGTGATCTCTTCATTAGAATCAACGAAAGTGATTTTTTGCCATTCAACAAATCCCAAGTTTGCTAAACGATTCATAATAGAACAAATTTTCTTTTCCCCGCCACGGAAGCCCTGGAGAATACTAAAAAATGGAGACGTTTCTAGGCGATGAATACGTCGTCTTCTTCGAATAGGGTCTTGCTCAAATTGTGCTGTTGCGAAGGAATCACCAGTTAGAATTTTAGCTAAAGTCCCTGCGGTGTAAGGTTTAGTGAATTTTCCCTTAACTAGAGAACAAGAGGATAACAAATTGATAGGCGACTTTTCAATATAGAGGGTAAGAGAGAACAGCGGAGAGGTTTAGACCTTTCGGAAAGGTTCATCCCCAAAATGGACGGTCTGTTGTGTTTCCGTACAGTATCCCGACAGCGGGTTTGTATCCATTGTCTTTTGGAATCTGCTAAGCATTTGTTCCACGCGCAGAGTACCCGGTGATGTAATCAATTATCAGAGGATGGCTTGTGAATTGGAGAATGGGTTCGATCCTATCCCCATGAGAAAGGTCTGCCGGCATGATAGCCAGGACTTCCTTCAGTTGATTCGATTCGAATCTTTTTGAATGATTGTAATGAAAGACTTGGCCTCTTCCGAGAGTTGGTGGTGTTTGGACCACGCCAAAACCAGGTTGCTGGAAATGGTTTCAGCCAGCGGTACATCTACAACATTGGGATGCCGATGGTATTCAACCACTTTTTCCATCATCAACGCCACGCCGCTGTTGGAGGCTACCAATCCCAGAATACTTTCCACCCGCAGGCTGGCGTAAAAGATTCTCGGTTCAAACCCTGCTGACCGACAGGCGTCCATGATCAATTCGTGAACGACCGTGCCTTTATCAAACATGATGAAGTTTTCGTTAGAAAGTTCATTCAGTGAGATCTGTTTGCGTTCTGCCAACCGGTGATGACGAGGCAGGATTGCCTTGAGCTTATCGCGGGCAACTATGATGTAATCAAATTGAGATCGGTCAAGATAGTTATCCCGAACAAAAGCCAGATCAAACTGGTGACTGCTCAGTGCTGGCAGAATCACAGAAGCTTCCCGTTCTTCTACAATGAGCTGGACAGTAGGGTAGGCTTGCTTGAATTGGGCAATATATGAGGGAATGCCATACTGCGCAATCACGGGAATAGCGATGATGGAAAGAGATGGACTGGCTTTGAAAGGTGCAACATTTGCCAGCATGGAGTAGTATTCATCTTTTATCCTTCGGGCATGGGGAAGGAAAACCTTTGCCGCCGAGGTAAGCGAAATTTTGCGCTTGCTGCGGTCAAAAAGCAAGAACCCCAATTCTTTTTCTAAAGCAATTATCTGCTTGGAAAGCGAAGACTGAGAAATATACAACTCTTCAGCGGCGGCAGAAAAACTGCCGGTGTCCACCACAGCCAGGAAATAAACAATTTGCTTGATATCCATAGATATCCCAACCTATTCCATCTTGGAATACATTATACCGGGAAATTGAATTGCTTCACCCATGGTGAGTCAGTACCATAAAACTGACAATCAATGCTTGATTGTTCCTTCTAATACACCCGATAGGAGAATGAGAAATGAAGAGGCCATATTACACTTTGCTCGCTATTGTTTTGGCGCTTGCCTTTGCGTTGAGTGCCTGCAGTCCTCAGCCTGCGGCGACAGCCAAACCTGCGCCCGCCTCTGAGGCGACACCTACCGCCGCGCAGGCAGATGCCGGTTCGATTGCGGCGGCTGACCTTGCCGGGGAGATTCCCTGGGCAGAGGCAAAAGAAGGTGCGCCATTCGATATTAAGGGAAAAAAGGTTTGCTATCTGATTCCCTCGCTTGCCAACACTTTCTTGAACGGTGTTGCCACTTCCGTGAAAGAGCAGGCGGCGGCAGATGGCGTGGAAGTGATGGTCTACGGCGCTGATGATGGCGGTCTCACCCTCCAGTACAACCAGATCGAAAACTGCATTTCCCAAAAGGTTGACCTGATCTATCTCATGGCCGCAGGCTCGGCAGACAGCCTGCTCCCTGCTGTTGAGGAAGCCAAAGCGGCTGGTATTCTGGTTATGGGAGTTCCCCCAGCAGAACTGGAGCCTTTCGACGCTATTATGCATACTAACCAGTACGAAGATGGTACCCTGGTGGCGCAAATGGCTTGTGATTTCATCAATGCCAGATACCCGGATGCCGAGAAAGTGGATGTTGTGGTTGCTGGGAACGAGAGCGGCGAAAAGCAGATGTGGTTGCGCTATCAAGGTTATCGCACTATTGAAAAGTGTGCTAAGGCAAATGTAGTGCAGTATCTGGATATCTCCGGCGACAGTATTCCGGTGGGCGCCAGCACTGCCGAGAATGTTTTGGCGGCGCATCCGAATGTCAAGGTGTTCATTATGCAGTCAACTGCCCACGCGCAAGGCGCGGCTGAGACAATCAAAGCCCTGCCGAACGTTGATCTCTCAGAATATGGTGTCTTTGCGGGCGATATGGATCCAACCGTCATTCCGATTGTCACAAGTTGTGAAGACCCCTACAAGGGTTTTG of Anaerolinea thermophila UNI-1 contains these proteins:
- a CDS encoding M42 family metallopeptidase, whose amino-acid sequence is MISLPAIDTADLVNFLTRLLNTPSPTGFTHRALSLTEQALEGLPVTMRRTRKGALVIRWEGERNTAPRGLTAHVDTLGAMVKEIKPNGRLKLTKVGGFAWNTVEGENCTVFTRSGREVRGTLLLTKASSHVHSSAVSETKREDDAMEVRLDERTTSAEQTRALGIEVGDFVAFDPRVEVINGFVRSRHLDDKACVACVVAAFKALHAAGKKPAQTTIALISNYEEVGHGAATGFPPEMSELLVVDMAAVGDGQNSDEFHASLCVKDSRGPYHHEMSNRLRDLAEAHQIPYRVDIYPYYGSDGEAYWYAGGDVAVALIGPGVDASHNYERTHIEALEATTRWILAYLLAE
- a CDS encoding acyl-CoA thioesterase yields the protein MAEFRFSIPLETRYGDLDPQWHLNNARFLTFFEHARMAYLVHLGLWDGKDFFKLGLIVADVHVSYLAPVEIFHKCRVDLRVARLGNKSMTFEYRLVDEDDGTLYATAETVMVSYDYYTRKSIPIPAEWREKIKAFEGLSD
- a CDS encoding putative toxin-antitoxin system toxin component, PIN family; this translates as MRIVLDTNVLVSALLNPFGAPGRVLDLILAGSVRMVYDDRILSEYREVLSRPRFGFEKQHVQRLMEYLIFTGEGVSAAPLAVAAPDLDDLPFAEVAVSGNADALVTGNPGHFSFVYHLPVLSPADFLQFWLEKQAK
- a CDS encoding sugar ABC transporter substrate-binding protein, encoding MKRPYYTLLAIVLALAFALSACSPQPAATAKPAPASEATPTAAQADAGSIAAADLAGEIPWAEAKEGAPFDIKGKKVCYLIPSLANTFLNGVATSVKEQAAADGVEVMVYGADDGGLTLQYNQIENCISQKVDLIYLMAAGSADSLLPAVEEAKAAGILVMGVPPAELEPFDAIMHTNQYEDGTLVAQMACDFINARYPDAEKVDVVVAGNESGEKQMWLRYQGYRTIEKCAKANVVQYLDISGDSIPVGASTAENVLAAHPNVKVFIMQSTAHAQGAAETIKALPNVDLSEYGVFAGDMDPTVIPIVTSCEDPYKGFVAIGGTNLDKNTYAIIKAMLQGVKYPRITNDELEPIHCDWSKLKK
- a CDS encoding LysR family transcriptional regulator; translated protein: MDIKQIVYFLAVVDTGSFSAAAEELYISQSSLSKQIIALEKELGFLLFDRSKRKISLTSAAKVFLPHARRIKDEYYSMLANVAPFKASPSLSIIAIPVIAQYGIPSYIAQFKQAYPTVQLIVEEREASVILPALSSHQFDLAFVRDNYLDRSQFDYIIVARDKLKAILPRHHRLAERKQISLNELSNENFIMFDKGTVVHELIMDACRSAGFEPRIFYASLRVESILGLVASNSGVALMMEKVVEYHRHPNVVDVPLAETISSNLVLAWSKHHQLSEEAKSFITIIQKDSNRIN
- a CDS encoding type II toxin-antitoxin system Phd/YefM family antitoxin, translated to MTFVPYRVLRNTPGELRKKLKEAGHLVVTGDGEPFAVMLSVEPGEVEQVLETILRLRAQQAVRRMRESAQERGLERLSEADIESEIRAVRKARK
- a CDS encoding RpiB/LacA/LacB family sugar-phosphate isomerase → MRIAIGWDEHLPIVDRILSYLAEHGYEVQTFGPPAGEAWQWSAVARDAATAVARGDADEGILLCWTGTGVSIAANKVRGIRAALCADAETARGARKWNNANVLCLSMRLTSEPLAVEILDAWLSTAYQPNPQDDACLRVIEELDAGKE
- a CDS encoding hydroxyacid dehydrogenase, yielding MATYKIMITDGLAEKGKAYLREYGEVIDRTGISPEDLLKEVGEVDALIVRSRTKVNAAVFEAGKRLKVVGRAGIGVDNIDLNAARAAGVTVVNSPLATTVSVAELAMGLMLALVREIPRADASMKQNKWLKKEFEGHELYQKTLGIIGCGRIGSAVAERAQAFGMHVLAFDRFRPKDELCQCSEPVDDLNDLLARSDFLSLHLPLTAETKNLLSHEQFARMKDGVYLINASRGGIVDEEALLAALNSGKVAGAALDVFAVEPPSENNPLVMHPRVICTPHMGAQTHEAQARAGYDIATEVVAALKGEPLRWKCA